Proteins from one Desmodus rotundus isolate HL8 chromosome 9, HLdesRot8A.1, whole genome shotgun sequence genomic window:
- the LOC128779143 gene encoding guanylate kinase isoform X7: MWALDGPDGSQSALDGSQVLVPRHHKGPEARRREWQREVMQRDIAAGDFIEHAEFSGNLYGTSKAAVRVVQAMNRICVLDVDLQGVRNIKKTDLKPIYIFVQPPSLEVLEQRLRQRNTETEESLAKRLAAARADMESSKEPGLFDLIIVNDSLDKAYWALKEALSEEIKKIQGTGCS, translated from the exons ATGTGGGCTCTGGATGGCCCAGATGGGTCCCAGTCGGCTCTGGATGGGTCACAGGTGCTTGTTCCTAGACACCACAAGGGACCCGAGGCCCggagaagagaatggcaaag GGAGGTGATGCAGCGGGACATTGCCGCCGGAGACTTCATTGAGCACGCTGAGTTTTCGGGGAACCTTTATGGGACTAG CAAAGCAGCCGTGCGAGTGGTACAGGCCATGAACCGAATCTGTGTGCTAGATGTGGACCTCCAGGGTGTTCGGAACATAAAGAAGACTGACCTGAAGCCTATCTACATCTTTGTGCAACCACCCTCGCTGGAAGtcctg GAACAGAGGTTGCGGCAACGGAACACGGAGACAGAAGAGAGCCTGGCCAAGCGGCTGGCTGCTGCCCGGGCAGACATGGAAAGCA gcaaggAGCCCGGCCTGTTTGACCTGATCATTGTCAACGACAGCCTGGACAAGGCCTACTGGGCCCTGAAGGAAGCACTCTCAGAG GAAATCAAGAAGATCCAAGGGACTGGCTGCTCTTGA
- the LOC128779143 gene encoding guanylate kinase isoform X5 produces the protein MSGPRPVVLSGPSGAGKSTLLKRLLQEHDSIFGFSVSHTTRDPRPGEENGKDYYFVSREVMQRDIAAGDFIEHAEFSGNLYGTSKAAVRVVQAMNRICVLDVDLQGVRNIKKTDLKPIYIFVQPPSLEVLEQRLRQRNTETEESLAKRLAAARADMESSKEPGLFDLIIVNDSLDKAYWALKEALSEEIKKIQGTGCS, from the exons ATGTCAGGACCAAGGCCTGTTGTCCTGAGTGGACCttctggggcagggaagagcaccCTGCTGAAGAGACTTCTACAGGAGCACGACAGCATCTTCGGGTTCAGCGTGTCCC ACACCACAAGGGACCCGAGGCCCggagaagagaatggcaaag aTTACTACTTTGTGTCCAGGGAGGTGATGCAGCGGGACATTGCCGCCGGAGACTTCATTGAGCACGCTGAGTTTTCGGGGAACCTTTATGGGACTAG CAAAGCAGCCGTGCGAGTGGTACAGGCCATGAACCGAATCTGTGTGCTAGATGTGGACCTCCAGGGTGTTCGGAACATAAAGAAGACTGACCTGAAGCCTATCTACATCTTTGTGCAACCACCCTCGCTGGAAGtcctg GAACAGAGGTTGCGGCAACGGAACACGGAGACAGAAGAGAGCCTGGCCAAGCGGCTGGCTGCTGCCCGGGCAGACATGGAAAGCA gcaaggAGCCCGGCCTGTTTGACCTGATCATTGTCAACGACAGCCTGGACAAGGCCTACTGGGCCCTGAAGGAAGCACTCTCAGAG GAAATCAAGAAGATCCAAGGGACTGGCTGCTCTTGA
- the LOC128779143 gene encoding guanylate kinase isoform X3 — protein MLRRPLAGLAAAALGRAPSDGMSGPRPVVLSGPSGAGKSTLLKRLLQEHDSIFGFSVSHTTRDPRPGEENGKDYYFVSREVMQRDIAAGDFIEHAEFSGNLYGTSKAAVRVVQAMNRICVLDVDLQGVRNIKKTDLKPIYIFVQPPSLEVLEQRLRQRNTETEESLAKRLAAARADMESSKEPGLFDLIIVNDSLDKAYWALKEALSEEIKKIQGTGCS, from the exons GGATGTCAGGACCAAGGCCTGTTGTCCTGAGTGGACCttctggggcagggaagagcaccCTGCTGAAGAGACTTCTACAGGAGCACGACAGCATCTTCGGGTTCAGCGTGTCCC ACACCACAAGGGACCCGAGGCCCggagaagagaatggcaaag aTTACTACTTTGTGTCCAGGGAGGTGATGCAGCGGGACATTGCCGCCGGAGACTTCATTGAGCACGCTGAGTTTTCGGGGAACCTTTATGGGACTAG CAAAGCAGCCGTGCGAGTGGTACAGGCCATGAACCGAATCTGTGTGCTAGATGTGGACCTCCAGGGTGTTCGGAACATAAAGAAGACTGACCTGAAGCCTATCTACATCTTTGTGCAACCACCCTCGCTGGAAGtcctg GAACAGAGGTTGCGGCAACGGAACACGGAGACAGAAGAGAGCCTGGCCAAGCGGCTGGCTGCTGCCCGGGCAGACATGGAAAGCA gcaaggAGCCCGGCCTGTTTGACCTGATCATTGTCAACGACAGCCTGGACAAGGCCTACTGGGCCCTGAAGGAAGCACTCTCAGAG GAAATCAAGAAGATCCAAGGGACTGGCTGCTCTTGA
- the LOC128779143 gene encoding guanylate kinase isoform X4, translating to MLRRPLAGLAAAALGRAPSDGMSGPRPVVLSGPSGAGKSTLLKRLLQEHDSIFGFSVSHYYFVSREVMQRDIAAGDFIEHAEFSGNLYGTSKAAVRVVQAMNRICVLDVDLQGVRNIKKTDLKPIYIFVQPPSLEVLEQRLRQRNTETEESLAKRLAAARADMESSKEPGLFDLIIVNDSLDKAYWALKEALSEEIKKIQGTGCS from the exons GGATGTCAGGACCAAGGCCTGTTGTCCTGAGTGGACCttctggggcagggaagagcaccCTGCTGAAGAGACTTCTACAGGAGCACGACAGCATCTTCGGGTTCAGCGTGTCCC aTTACTACTTTGTGTCCAGGGAGGTGATGCAGCGGGACATTGCCGCCGGAGACTTCATTGAGCACGCTGAGTTTTCGGGGAACCTTTATGGGACTAG CAAAGCAGCCGTGCGAGTGGTACAGGCCATGAACCGAATCTGTGTGCTAGATGTGGACCTCCAGGGTGTTCGGAACATAAAGAAGACTGACCTGAAGCCTATCTACATCTTTGTGCAACCACCCTCGCTGGAAGtcctg GAACAGAGGTTGCGGCAACGGAACACGGAGACAGAAGAGAGCCTGGCCAAGCGGCTGGCTGCTGCCCGGGCAGACATGGAAAGCA gcaaggAGCCCGGCCTGTTTGACCTGATCATTGTCAACGACAGCCTGGACAAGGCCTACTGGGCCCTGAAGGAAGCACTCTCAGAG GAAATCAAGAAGATCCAAGGGACTGGCTGCTCTTGA
- the LOC128779143 gene encoding guanylate kinase isoform X6, giving the protein MSGPRPVVLSGPSGAGKSTLLKRLLQEHDSIFGFSVSHYYFVSREVMQRDIAAGDFIEHAEFSGNLYGTSKAAVRVVQAMNRICVLDVDLQGVRNIKKTDLKPIYIFVQPPSLEVLEQRLRQRNTETEESLAKRLAAARADMESSKEPGLFDLIIVNDSLDKAYWALKEALSEEIKKIQGTGCS; this is encoded by the exons ATGTCAGGACCAAGGCCTGTTGTCCTGAGTGGACCttctggggcagggaagagcaccCTGCTGAAGAGACTTCTACAGGAGCACGACAGCATCTTCGGGTTCAGCGTGTCCC aTTACTACTTTGTGTCCAGGGAGGTGATGCAGCGGGACATTGCCGCCGGAGACTTCATTGAGCACGCTGAGTTTTCGGGGAACCTTTATGGGACTAG CAAAGCAGCCGTGCGAGTGGTACAGGCCATGAACCGAATCTGTGTGCTAGATGTGGACCTCCAGGGTGTTCGGAACATAAAGAAGACTGACCTGAAGCCTATCTACATCTTTGTGCAACCACCCTCGCTGGAAGtcctg GAACAGAGGTTGCGGCAACGGAACACGGAGACAGAAGAGAGCCTGGCCAAGCGGCTGGCTGCTGCCCGGGCAGACATGGAAAGCA gcaaggAGCCCGGCCTGTTTGACCTGATCATTGTCAACGACAGCCTGGACAAGGCCTACTGGGCCCTGAAGGAAGCACTCTCAGAG GAAATCAAGAAGATCCAAGGGACTGGCTGCTCTTGA